The following are encoded together in the Pedobacter steynii genome:
- a CDS encoding Ig-like domain-containing protein, with protein sequence MAVTIDTTAPTLAITSDVPQLKAGETANITFTFSEDPGTTFAWDGTTGDVVVSGGTLGAISGSGLTRTATFTPTPASSGTASITVAAATYTDAAGNDGGAGTTLP encoded by the coding sequence CTGGCAGTAACGATCGATACTACTGCTCCAACTCTGGCCATCACCAGTGATGTGCCACAGCTAAAAGCCGGGGAAACAGCCAACATCACCTTTACCTTCAGTGAAGATCCGGGAACAACTTTTGCCTGGGACGGAACTACCGGTGATGTCGTGGTAAGCGGAGGAACACTTGGAGCCATATCTGGTTCTGGTTTAACCCGTACCGCAACCTTTACACCGACACCGGCAAGCTCTGGAACGGCAAGCATTACTGTAGCTGCAGCAACGTATACAGATGCGGCTGGTAATGACGGTGGCGCAGGAACAACCCTGCCCTGA
- a CDS encoding MmcQ/YjbR family DNA-binding protein: MNIEELRDYCLQKNGATEGFPFGEETLVFKVGEKVFLLIGLINGNRFNAKCDPDRAIELREQYEEVIPGYHMNKKHWNTVYMNGRLTFKQLQEIIDHSYDLVFNSLPRKKQEEITG, translated from the coding sequence ATGAATATTGAAGAATTACGTGATTATTGCCTGCAAAAGAACGGGGCAACTGAAGGCTTTCCTTTTGGTGAGGAAACACTGGTTTTTAAAGTAGGAGAGAAAGTCTTCTTACTGATCGGTCTAATCAACGGCAACAGGTTTAATGCCAAATGTGATCCGGATCGTGCGATTGAGCTGAGGGAACAATATGAAGAAGTGATACCCGGGTACCATATGAACAAGAAACACTGGAATACCGTTTATATGAATGGCCGTTTGACTTTTAAGCAGTTACAGGAAATTATAGATCATTCTTATGATCTGGTATTTAATAGCTTACCTAGGAAAAAACAGGAAGAAATTACAGGTTAA
- a CDS encoding DUF4402 domain-containing protein codes for MMKTNRIIYRIILPVLLLTGLSSAAQRNLLALGPENPPRPVVIYVNPAQGLQFGAFYQGATGGTVIVYPNGSRSTTGSVIQANQGISFSPAIFEVDAEPGTLVTIVNGPDVTLNGSNGGSITLQIGGSDPVSPFIATEISPGRTQIRIGGTLTLTSPLANPPGNYNGTFLVTFIQP; via the coding sequence ATGATGAAGACGAACAGAATTATATACAGGATAATTTTGCCGGTTTTACTGCTGACGGGGCTTTCCTCAGCTGCACAACGGAATTTACTGGCTTTGGGCCCGGAGAATCCTCCACGACCGGTAGTGATCTATGTGAATCCGGCACAAGGATTACAATTTGGCGCTTTTTATCAGGGTGCTACCGGTGGAACGGTGATTGTTTATCCCAATGGATCCAGATCTACCACGGGAAGTGTGATCCAGGCCAATCAGGGCATTTCCTTTTCGCCGGCCATATTTGAGGTCGATGCCGAACCGGGAACCCTGGTTACCATTGTGAACGGGCCGGATGTGACCTTAAATGGAAGTAACGGAGGAAGCATTACTTTACAGATTGGTGGTTCAGATCCTGTAAGTCCTTTTATTGCCACGGAGATCTCTCCGGGAAGAACACAGATCAGAATAGGAGGAACTCTGACTTTAACCAGCCCCCTGGCTAACCCACCTGGAAATTATAATGGAACTTTTTTAGTCACATTTATCCAACCCTGA
- a CDS encoding Ig-like domain-containing protein translates to MKVRLSRTGSNDRYYCSNSGHHSDVPQLKAGETANITFTFSEDPGTTFAWDGTTGDVVVSGGTLGAISGSGLTRTATFTPTPASSGTASITVAAATYTDAAGNDGGAGTTPALTFDTQSPNAPSAPVLAAASDSGISNSDNITNVTTPVFTGTAEPGSTVTLYDTDGTTVIGTVLLPVETGQLQQDIDTRHTYHYG, encoded by the coding sequence ATGAAAGTCCGGCTCAGCAGGACTGGCAGTAACGATCGATACTACTGCTCCAACTCTGGCCATCACAGTGATGTGCCACAGCTAAAAGCCGGGGAAACAGCCAACATCACCTTTACCTTCAGTGAAGATCCGGGAACAACTTTTGCCTGGGACGGAACTACCGGTGATGTCGTGGTAAGCGGAGGAACACTTGGAGCCATATCCGGTTCTGGTTTAACCCGTACCGCAACCTTTACACCGACACCGGCAAGCTCTGGAACGGCAAGCATTACTGTAGCTGCAGCAACGTATACAGATGCGGCTGGTAATGACGGTGGCGCAGGAACAACCCCTGCCCTGACTTTCGATACTCAGAGTCCTAACGCTCCATCTGCTCCTGTTCTGGCTGCAGCAAGTGATAGTGGAATATCGAATTCTGATAACATCACCAATGTGACCACTCCTGTGTTTACAGGTACCGCAGAACCAGGTTCTACCGTAACCCTTTACGATACTGACGGGACAACTGTAATCGGAACCGTATTGCTACCGGTGGAAACTGGTCAATTACAGCAAGACATTGACACCAGGCACACATACCATTACGGCTAA
- a CDS encoding Ig-like domain-containing protein produces the protein MTFDTQSPNAPSAPVLAAASDSGISNSDNITNVTTPVFTGTAEPGSTVTLYDTDGTTVIGTGIATGGNWSITASTLTPGTHTITAKATDAVGNESPASAGLAVTIDTTAPTLAITSDVPQLKSGETANITFTFSEDPGTTFAWDGTTGDVVVSGGTLGAISGSGLTRTATFTPTPASTGTVSITVAAATYTDAAGNDGGAGTTPALTFDTQSPNAPSAPVLAAASDSGISNSDNITNVTTPVFTGTAEPGSTVTLYDTDGTTVIGTGVATGGNWSITASTLTPGTHTITAKATDAVGNESPASAGLGVTIDTTAPTLAITSDVPQLKAGETANITFTFSEDPGTTLPGTELPVMSW, from the coding sequence CTGACTTTCGATACTCAGAGTCCTAACGCTCCATCTGCTCCTGTTCTGGCTGCAGCAAGTGATAGTGGAATATCGAATTCTGATAACATCACCAATGTGACCACTCCTGTGTTTACAGGTACCGCAGAACCAGGTTCTACCGTAACCCTTTACGATACTGACGGGACAACTGTAATCGGAACCGGTATTGCTACCGGTGGAAACTGGTCAATTACAGCAAGTACATTGACACCAGGCACACATACCATTACGGCTAAAGCAACTGACGCAGTGGGTAATGAAAGTCCGGCTTCAGCAGGACTGGCAGTAACGATCGATACTACTGCTCCAACTCTGGCCATCACCAGTGATGTACCACAATTAAAATCAGGAGAAACAGCCAACATCACCTTTACCTTCAGTGAAGATCCGGGAACAACTTTTGCCTGGGACGGAACTACCGGTGATGTCGTGGTAAGCGGAGGAACACTTGGAGCCATATCCGGTTCTGGTCTAACCCGTACCGCAACCTTTACACCAACTCCGGCAAGTACCGGAACAGTAAGCATTACAGTAGCAGCAGCAACCTACACCGATGCAGCGGGTAATGACGGTGGCGCAGGAACAACCCCTGCCCTGACTTTCGATACTCAGAGCCCTAACGCTCCATCTGCTCCTGTTCTGGCTGCAGCAAGTGATAGTGGAATATCCAATTCTGATAACATCACCAATGTGACCACTCCTGTGTTTACAGGTACCGCAGAACCAGGTTCAACCGTAACGTTATATGATACTGACGGGACAACTGTAATCGGAACTGGTGTAGCTACCGGTGGAAACTGGTCAATTACAGCAAGTACATTGACACCAGGCACACATACCATTACAGCTAAAGCAACTGACGCAGTGGGTAATGAAAGTCCGGCTTCAGCAGGACTGGGAGTAACGATCGACACTACTGCTCCAACTCTGGCCATCACCAGTGATGTGCCACAGCTAAAAGCCGGGGAAACAGCCAACATCACCTTTACCTTCAGTGAAGATCCGGGAACAACTTTGCCTGGGACGGAACTACCGGTGATGTCGTGGTAA
- a CDS encoding Ig-like domain-containing protein, translated as MVTGGTLGAISGSGLTRTATFTPTPASSGTVSITVAAATYTDAAGNDGGAGTTPALTFDTQSPNAPSAPVLAAASDSGISNSDNITNVTTPVFTGTAEPGSTVTLYDTDGTTVIGTGIATGGNWSITASTLTPGTHTITAKATDAVGNESPAQQDWQ; from the coding sequence GTGGTAACCGGAGGAACACTTGGAGCCATATCCGGTTCTGGTTTAACCCGTACCGCAACCTTTACACCAACGCCAGCAAGCTCCGGAACAGTAAGCATTACAGTAGCAGCAGCAACGTATACAGATGCGGCTGGTAATGACGGTGGCGCAGGAACAACCCCTGCCCTGACTTTCGATACTCAGAGTCCTAACGCTCCATCTGCTCCTGTTCTGGCTGCAGCAAGTGATAGTGGAATATCGAATTCTGATAACATCACCAATGTGACCACTCCTGTGTTTACAGGTACCGCAGAACCAGGTTCTACTGTAACCCTTTACGATACTGACGGGACAACTGTAATCGGAACCGGTATTGCTACCGGTGGAAACTGGTCAATTACAGCAAGTACATTGACACCAGGCACACATACCATTACGGCTAAAGCAACTGACGCAGTGGGTAATGAAAGTCCGGCTCAGCAGGACTGGCAGTAA
- a CDS encoding Ig-like domain-containing protein, with translation MVSGGTLGAISGSGLTRTATFTPTPASSGTASITVAAATYTDAAGNDGGAGTTPALTFDTQSPNAPSAPVLAAASDSGISNSDNITNVTTPVFTGTAEPGSTVTLYDTDGTTVLGTGIATGGNWSITASTLTPGTHTITAKATDAVGNESPASAGLAVTIDTTAPTLAITSDVPQLKSGETANITFTFSEDPGTTFAWDGTTGDVVVSGGTLGAISGSGLTRTATFTPTPASSGTVSITVAAATYTDVAGNNGGAGSTPALTFDTQSPNAPSAPVLAAASDSGISNSDNITNVTTPVFTGTAEPGSTVTLYDTDGTTVIGTGIAIGGNWSITASTLTPGTHTITAKATDAVGNESPASAGLAVTIDTTAPTLAITSDVPQLKSGETANITFTFSEDPGTTFAWDGTTGDVVVSGGTLGAISGSGLTRTATFTPTPASSGTASITVAAATYTDAAGNDGGAGTTPALTFDTQSPNAPSAPVLAAASDSGISNSDNITNVITPVFTGTAEPGSTVTLYDTDGTTVIGTGIATGGNWSITANTLTPGTHTITAKATDVAGNVSPVSTGLVVTIDTTAPIVNAIALADPNPSTATSVNYTVTFSKDVFNVDPADFNLALTGTSGTIASITPTNNQVFTVTVNAITGDGTMGLNLNASGTGITDAAGNNISGGFTGSIYTFDHSIPTLSAVNIVSNNSNPLYAVVGNTATLTFTASEGLQTPVVTIAGHTVIPTASGNNWTATYTFIPTDAEGLVPYQITFIDLAGNPGTPVSTGTGSVTLDKSIPTLTAVEITSNNPVPFLAIVGNTATLTFTASEALQTPAVTIAGHTVIPTASGNDWTATYTFTSADPEGLVPYSITFSDLAGNPGTPVSTGTGSVTLDKSVPSLTAVNIVSDHADPTLARPGNTATLTFTASEVLQTPVVTIAGHNVTPTASGNNWTATYTFTSTDAEGLVPYEITFSDLAGNAGSPVSTGTGSVTLDKSVPTLSAVNIVSDFSNPTLAKVGNTATLTFTASEALQTPVVTIAGHTVIPTASGNNWTATYTFISTDAEGLVPYQITFSDLAGNAGTPVSTGTGSVTLDKSVPTLSAVNIVSDHADPTLAIVGNTATLTFTASEALQTPVVTIAGHAITPTASGNNWTATYTFIPTDAEGLVPYQITFSDLVGNAGTPVSTGTGSVTLDKSVPTLIAVNIGSDNAIPTLAKPGNTATLTFTATEALQTPVVTIAGHVVTPTASGNNWTATYTFTSTDADGLVPYQITFSDLAGNAGIPVSTGTGSVTFDKVIPTLAAVNISSDNSVPTLAKAGNIATLTFTASEALQTPVVTIAGHTVIPTASGNNWTATYTFVSTDAEGLVPYQIAFNDLVGNTGIPVSTGTGSVTFDQNAPAIPTGLTATAGDTEILLNWAANTEPDLAKYRIYSGTSPAPTTVLADIPAGTTTYTNVGLTNGTTYYYRIQTIDQAGNLSALSADVSAVPKGSQTITFNTIAAKIYGDAPFSLGNANSSANLPVTYTAADPSIVSIVGNTATILKAGSTTITASQPGNAAFSPATDVQQTLTVNTRTLTIVNNNRSKAYGDVLTDADFNGSITGLQNGDQITVTRSSTGAAANAAGGLTYPIVATLTDPGNKLSNYSVNNPDGVLTVTQKALSITVANLSKTYGETLVFAGTEFTANGLINGDVVTSVTLSSPGAAATASVAGSDYDIIATNAAGTGISNYNISYTNGKLTVNRKGLLITADAKEKFLGEVNPVLTASYSGLANGESNSVLSTQPNLSTTATTNSPIGTYDINVGAAAAANYAITYQKGTLTVKLDAITNISLASVPWYENSAPGAETGTFSSTSDHPAATFTYTLVSGAGDADNGLFTISGNKLISNTSPDYESKASYKVRVRSVTQNNTALEKEFNISLTDVNEIPTLSAIGNQTLCYTSATQTVALAGISAGPESNQTTTLSVSSSNSSLFQTLTVTGSGNTGTLSYRLRNGASGTATVTVMVRDNGGTANGGTDTYTSSFQITVNAAPQLMISSNSGNQVSKGATVILTASGGTSYVWENSEGILTGQNTAILTVRPRETTTYTVTATNSNGCSQSQTFTLRVLDDLALIKGTNIISPNGDGFNDKWVIDNIDFYPNNEVKVFDKAGRILYTKRAYDNSWDAMLNGRPLDEGTYYYIIDFGPNTLKFRGFITVIREN, from the coding sequence GTGGTAAGCGGAGGAACACTTGGAGCCATATCTGGTTCTGGTTTAACCCGTACCGCAACCTTTACACCGACACCGGCAAGCTCTGGAACGGCAAGCATTACTGTAGCTGCAGCAACCTACACCGATGCAGCAGGTAATGACGGTGGCGCAGGAACAACCCCTGCCCTGACTTTCGATACTCAGAGTCCTAACGCTCCATCTGCTCCTGTTCTAGCTGCAGCAAGTGATAGTGGAATATCGAATTCTGATAACATCACCAATGTGACTACTCCTGTATTTACAGGTACCGCAGAACCAGGTTCTACTGTAACCCTTTACGATACCGATGGGACAACTGTTCTTGGAACAGGTATTGCTACCGGTGGAAACTGGTCAATTACAGCAAGCACATTGACACCAGGCACACATACCATTACTGCTAAAGCAACTGACGCAGTGGGTAATGAAAGTCCGGCTTCAGCAGGACTGGCAGTAACTATTGATACTACTGCTCCAACCCTGGCCATCACCAGTGATGTACCTCAATTAAAATCTGGAGAAACAGCCAACATCACCTTTACCTTCAGTGAAGATCCGGGAACAACTTTTGCCTGGGACGGAACTACCGGTGATGTCGTGGTAAGCGGAGGAACACTTGGAGCCATATCTGGTTCTGGTTTAACCCGTACCGCAACCTTTACACCGACACCGGCAAGCTCTGGAACGGTAAGCATTACCGTAGCAGCAGCAACTTACACCGATGTAGCGGGTAATAATGGTGGAGCAGGAAGCACTCCTGCCCTGACTTTCGATACTCAGAGCCCTAACGCTCCATCTGCGCCTGTTCTGGCTGCAGCAAGTGATAGTGGAATATCGAATTCTGATAACATCACCAATGTGACCACTCCTGTGTTTACAGGTACCGCAGAACCAGGTTCTACTGTAACCCTTTACGATACTGACGGGACAACTGTAATCGGAACCGGTATTGCTATCGGTGGAAACTGGTCAATTACAGCAAGTACATTGACACCAGGCACACATACCATTACTGCTAAAGCAACTGATGCAGTGGGTAATGAAAGCCCGGCTTCAGCAGGACTGGCAGTAACTATTGACACCACTGCTCCGACCCTGGCCATCACCAGTGATGTGCCTCAATTAAAATCAGGAGAAACAGCCAACATCACCTTTACCTTCAGTGAAGATCCGGGAACAACTTTTGCCTGGGACGGAACTACCGGTGATGTCGTGGTAAGCGGAGGAACACTTGGAGCCATATCCGGTTCTGGTTTAACCCGTACCGCAACCTTTACACCGACACCGGCAAGCTCTGGAACAGCAAGCATTACTGTAGCTGCAGCAACGTATACAGATGCGGCTGGTAATGATGGTGGCGCAGGAACAACCCCTGCCCTGACTTTCGATACTCAGAGTCCTAACGCTCCATCTGCGCCTGTTCTGGCTGCAGCAAGTGATAGTGGAATATCGAATTCTGATAACATCACCAATGTGATCACCCCTGTATTCACAGGTACCGCAGAACCAGGTTCAACCGTAACGTTATATGATACTGACGGGACAACTGTAATCGGAACCGGTATTGCTACCGGTGGAAACTGGTCAATTACAGCAAACACATTGACACCAGGAACACATACCATCACTGCAAAAGCAACTGATGTAGCAGGTAATGTAAGTCCGGTTTCAACAGGGCTGGTGGTAACTATAGACACCACCGCTCCGATTGTCAATGCAATTGCACTTGCAGATCCTAATCCTTCTACAGCAACCAGCGTTAATTACACCGTCACTTTCTCTAAAGATGTGTTCAATGTAGATCCGGCTGATTTCAACTTGGCGCTAACCGGCACCAGTGGAACAATAGCCAGCATTACACCTACAAACAACCAGGTATTCACCGTAACTGTGAATGCGATCACCGGAGATGGAACGATGGGTCTGAACCTGAATGCCAGCGGAACAGGAATCACCGATGCAGCTGGAAACAACATCTCAGGCGGTTTCACGGGCAGTATTTATACATTTGACCATAGTATACCGACTTTATCAGCAGTAAACATTGTGTCGAACAATAGCAATCCGCTTTACGCTGTGGTAGGTAATACGGCTACCTTAACATTTACGGCAAGCGAAGGATTACAGACACCTGTTGTTACGATTGCAGGTCATACTGTCATTCCAACGGCTTCCGGAAATAACTGGACCGCTACCTATACCTTTATCCCAACAGACGCAGAAGGCCTCGTTCCTTACCAAATTACTTTCATTGATTTGGCTGGAAACCCAGGCACTCCGGTTTCTACAGGTACAGGCTCTGTCACTTTAGATAAATCAATACCGACCTTAACAGCAGTAGAAATTACCTCTAACAATCCTGTTCCATTCCTGGCGATAGTGGGTAATACAGCAACCCTAACATTTACAGCAAGCGAAGCATTACAGACACCTGCGGTTACAATCGCTGGTCATACGGTAATTCCAACCGCTTCCGGAAATGACTGGACAGCTACTTATACCTTCACTTCAGCAGATCCCGAAGGTCTGGTTCCTTATAGCATCACCTTCAGTGATCTTGCGGGAAATCCAGGTACTCCGGTTTCTACAGGTACAGGCTCTGTCACTTTGGATAAATCGGTACCGAGCTTAACTGCGGTAAACATTGTTTCTGACCATGCGGACCCAACACTTGCCAGACCGGGCAATACCGCCACGTTAACATTTACAGCAAGCGAAGTACTGCAAACTCCAGTAGTTACGATTGCCGGCCACAATGTGACGCCAACGGCTTCCGGAAATAACTGGACAGCAACTTACACCTTTACTTCAACAGATGCAGAAGGTTTGGTTCCTTATGAAATCACTTTTAGTGACCTTGCAGGAAATGCCGGCAGTCCGGTTTCTACAGGTACCGGTTCCGTAACCTTAGATAAATCAGTGCCAACTTTAAGTGCAGTCAACATTGTTTCTGATTTCTCAAACCCTACCCTTGCAAAAGTGGGTAATACAGCTACTTTGACCTTTACCGCCAGCGAAGCATTGCAAACACCAGTAGTCACCATAGCGGGACATACGGTTATCCCAACTGCTTCCGGAAATAACTGGACTGCAACCTATACCTTCATTTCAACAGATGCAGAAGGTTTGGTTCCTTACCAAATTACCTTCAGTGATCTGGCAGGAAATGCAGGCACTCCGGTTTCTACTGGAACAGGTTCCGTGACCTTAGATAAATCAGTGCCAACTTTAAGTGCAGTCAACATTGTTTCTGATCATGCAGATCCTACACTTGCCATAGTGGGCAATACCGCTACGTTAACCTTCACAGCCAGTGAAGCCTTACAGACGCCGGTAGTCACCATAGCAGGACATGCGATTACCCCAACTGCTTCAGGAAACAACTGGACCGCAACCTATACCTTTATTCCAACAGATGCAGAAGGCCTCGTTCCTTATCAGATCACCTTCAGTGACCTTGTAGGAAATGCAGGCACTCCGGTTTCTACAGGCACAGGTTCAGTAACATTAGATAAATCAGTACCAACCCTGATTGCGGTGAATATTGGTTCAGATAATGCCATACCTACCCTGGCCAAACCAGGCAATACAGCGACATTAACATTTACAGCGACTGAAGCGCTGCAAACTCCGGTGGTTACTATTGCGGGTCATGTGGTTACTCCAACTGCTTCCGGAAATAACTGGACAGCAACCTACACCTTTACTTCAACAGATGCAGACGGTTTAGTTCCTTACCAAATTACTTTCAGTGACCTGGCAGGAAATGCAGGTATTCCGGTTTCTACAGGAACAGGCTCGGTGACTTTCGATAAGGTCATCCCTACCCTAGCTGCAGTGAACATCAGTTCGGACAATTCAGTTCCGACACTTGCAAAAGCAGGAAATATTGCAACCCTGACCTTCACTGCAAGTGAAGCCTTACAAACTCCGGTAGTTACGATTGCAGGTCATACGGTAATCCCAACGGCCTCAGGAAACAACTGGACAGCAACCTATACCTTTGTTTCAACAGATGCAGAAGGCCTCGTTCCTTACCAAATCGCATTCAATGATCTGGTAGGAAATACAGGTATTCCGGTTTCTACAGGAACAGGTTCAGTTACATTTGATCAAAATGCACCGGCAATTCCAACTGGCTTAACTGCCACCGCCGGTGATACAGAAATCCTATTAAACTGGGCAGCTAATACAGAACCCGATCTGGCTAAATACCGCATTTATTCCGGCACAAGCCCAGCTCCAACTACAGTATTGGCCGATATCCCAGCAGGTACAACAACCTATACAAATGTTGGATTAACGAATGGTACCACTTATTATTACCGCATCCAGACCATAGATCAGGCCGGTAACCTAAGCGCATTGAGTGCTGATGTATCTGCAGTTCCTAAAGGCAGTCAGACCATCACCTTCAATACCATTGCTGCAAAAATCTATGGCGATGCTCCTTTCAGCCTGGGTAATGCAAACTCTTCGGCAAACCTTCCGGTAACGTATACCGCTGCAGATCCTTCCATTGTTTCTATTGTGGGCAATACCGCCACAATTTTAAAAGCCGGAAGTACTACCATCACTGCAAGTCAGCCAGGAAATGCAGCCTTTAGTCCGGCAACCGACGTTCAGCAAACATTAACAGTAAACACTCGAACGCTGACTATCGTAAACAACAACCGCTCTAAAGCATATGGAGATGTGCTGACCGATGCTGACTTCAACGGTAGCATTACCGGACTTCAAAATGGCGATCAGATTACCGTAACCAGAAGTAGTACCGGTGCTGCTGCAAATGCCGCAGGAGGACTTACTTATCCGATTGTTGCTACGTTAACAGATCCAGGTAACAAACTGTCTAACTACTCGGTCAACAATCCAGATGGAGTGCTGACGGTCACTCAGAAAGCACTCAGCATCACCGTAGCTAACCTGAGCAAAACCTATGGGGAAACACTCGTTTTCGCTGGAACTGAGTTTACTGCCAACGGATTGATCAATGGAGATGTAGTGACTTCAGTAACACTCAGCAGTCCGGGTGCAGCAGCAACGGCAAGTGTTGCAGGTTCCGATTACGACATCATTGCAACCAATGCTGCCGGAACAGGAATAAGCAATTATAACATCAGCTATACCAACGGTAAATTGACGGTAAACAGGAAAGGCTTATTGATCACTGCAGATGCTAAAGAGAAATTCCTTGGCGAAGTGAATCCGGTGCTGACCGCCAGCTATTCTGGTCTGGCAAACGGAGAAAGTAACTCGGTGCTGAGTACCCAGCCGAACTTATCAACAACCGCAACAACCAATAGCCCTATAGGCACGTACGACATCAATGTCGGTGCTGCAGCAGCTGCCAATTATGCCATCACCTATCAGAAAGGAACACTAACCGTTAAACTGGATGCAATCACAAACATCAGTCTGGCCAGTGTCCCATGGTATGAGAATTCAGCTCCCGGAGCTGAAACAGGAACGTTTAGCAGTACTTCAGATCATCCTGCTGCCACATTTACCTATACACTGGTATCAGGTGCGGGAGATGCAGACAATGGATTATTTACCATCAGCGGCAACAAACTGATCAGCAATACCAGTCCTGATTATGAAAGTAAAGCCAGCTATAAGGTAAGGGTTCGTTCTGTTACCCAAAACAACACCGCACTGGAAAAAGAATTCAACATCAGCTTAACCGATGTAAATGAAATTCCTACGCTTTCTGCCATCGGCAATCAAACGTTATGCTATACTTCAGCAACACAAACGGTAGCTTTAGCAGGAATCAGTGCCGGACCGGAAAGTAACCAGACGACTACCTTAAGTGTAAGCAGCAGCAATTCCAGCCTGTTCCAGACCTTAACAGTAACCGGTAGCGGAAATACAGGAACACTGAGCTATAGACTGAGAAATGGTGCCTCAGGAACTGCCACAGTTACCGTAATGGTCCGTGATAACGGAGGCACAGCAAATGGTGGCACAGATACCTATACCAGTTCTTTCCAGATTACAGTTAATGCTGCTCCGCAACTTATGATCAGCAGCAATAGTGGAAACCAGGTGAGTAAAGGGGCAACGGTCATCCTAACCGCAAGTGGTGGAACAAGCTATGTCTGGGAAAACAGCGAAGGTATACTAACCGGGCAAAACACTGCAATCCTTACAGTAAGACCACGTGAAACCACCACCTATACCGTAACCGCCACTAATTCCAATGGTTGTTCGCAATCACAAACCTTTACGCTGAGGGTATTGGACGATCTGGCGCTGATTAAAGGCACCAATATCATATCTCCTAACGGTGATGGTTTTAATGACAAATGGGTCATAGATAACATTGATTTCTATCCGAATAACGAAGTGAAGGTTTTTGATAAAGCAGGCCGTATTCTTTATACCAAAAGAGCATACGACAACAGCTGGGATGCCATGCTAAATGGCCGTCCTTTGGATGAAGGAACCTATTATTACATCATAGACTTCGGACCGAACACACTTAAATTCAGAGGCTTTATTACGGTTATCAGAGAAAATTAA
- a CDS encoding PorP/SprF family type IX secretion system membrane protein, which translates to MKIIHKTCLVVAFMAAISSAKAQLNPLSAQYYTNQYVINPAFAGYNGGIKINGSYRKLWDNVPGAPVTQSLTADYGFKRVGIGITVNNESAGLQRQTRVLGSYAYHLKLNQDGDALHFGLSIGFLSQRLEETDIHGNPSDPLIGQYNNRKTHLDGDFGIAYTSNRLTVQAALPNLKDALKKETVKVADQQTFYSALSYRFQVTKGAEGIDAEPKVAYRGVKGYDNIWDAGVQVGIANRQVFAMVMYHSSESATFGLGMDFRNKYMISGSYTTQTSALSAYTNGSFELNLRLSLGQ; encoded by the coding sequence ATGAAAATCATACACAAAACATGCTTAGTAGTTGCCTTTATGGCAGCAATAAGTTCAGCAAAAGCGCAGTTAAATCCCCTGTCGGCACAATACTATACCAACCAATATGTGATCAATCCTGCTTTTGCAGGATATAACGGAGGAATAAAAATAAACGGCTCTTACCGCAAACTCTGGGACAATGTGCCAGGCGCACCGGTAACGCAAAGTCTTACTGCAGATTATGGTTTCAAACGAGTTGGTATCGGTATCACGGTAAATAACGAAAGTGCCGGTCTGCAAAGGCAAACCCGGGTACTGGGTTCCTACGCTTATCACCTGAAACTAAATCAGGACGGCGATGCGCTACACTTCGGATTGTCTATCGGTTTTTTAAGCCAGCGACTGGAAGAAACGGATATTCACGGCAACCCCAGTGATCCGTTAATCGGCCAGTACAACAATCGTAAAACCCATCTGGACGGAGATTTCGGAATCGCTTATACCAGCAACAGACTGACCGTACAAGCGGCATTACCCAATCTGAAAGATGCCCTTAAAAAGGAAACGGTTAAAGTCGCCGATCAGCAAACTTTTTATTCGGCACTAAGCTATCGGTTTCAGGTTACTAAAGGAGCTGAAGGAATTGACGCAGAGCCTAAAGTGGCTTATCGTGGTGTAAAAGGTTATGACAACATCTGGGATGCAGGCGTTCAGGTAGGCATTGCAAACCGGCAGGTCTTTGCCATGGTGATGTACCACAGCTCGGAAAGTGCCACCTTCGGACTAGGCATGGACTTCAGAAACAAATACATGATCAGCGGATCATACACTACCCAAACCTCGGCGCTAAGTGCCTATACCAATGGCAGCTTTGAGCTGAACCTCAGGTTAAGTCTTGGTCAGTAA